TCATTTAACTACCATTTAGTATATTCGATAGCGCTTTGAATCCATTCCAAATATGATGAGACTCGCGTGTAAACTACTGGTCTCTTGAGCGTGCAAATTGTATCCATTCCGAATGAAGTAAGGCCTACTAAGGTATTGCTACCGTTGGCATTTTTGATAACCAACGGTCCACCAGAGTCGCCCTTGCAAGGCGCAGATTTACTGGGTGCAATACAGACCCAAGATGATGGGAAGAATTGTGCAGGATTATACTTTTGCAGTAAGGGCTTGCACACCTTATTTGGTAGTATTCTCACTTGTAAGTACATTAGGTGGTGTGAAACGTTTCGTATTTCCTCTTTTGGTGCTATTGAAATTGTTGATGGTGAATATATAATTGGCTTTAGGTTATGTGGACATACCTTGAGTGTGGCCAAAACCAGATGTAATACCCTCTAAGTTGTCAATAACTTGGTTCGGACTCGGCAATCCAACTGGTTGAATAAATTCATCAACTTGTATATCAGCTGGCAGATTTATGATAGCAATATCGTTAAGGGTTTGATTAAAGTCGAACCCTTCgtgtataataatattttcccTATGCACTATCAAACGTTGCTGTCCCGTTTCGCTGGAATTTTTTCTATTCACAGCTCCGAAGTATAGTTTGATTGAGtcgcttttaatataaatggtaagaaataggaaaatatttaatatatatatttataaatatttaaaatatttaaaatatatattgcactTGACTTACATGCCATCTTCAATGCAATGAGCTGCTGTGAGCACAGCTCTCTCTGAGATTATAACGCCTCCACATTGTGGGATCCATTTCGAATTGAAAAGAACGTCATAAAATACTTGATAAGGGAACTGTTGCGCTTTTGCCTTAGAGCCATTTATAATGCGTTGCGGTCGTGTGTATCGAGCCTCCACATGAGACCAATAGACCAATAGTAGTAGGGCCAAGAGGATAAGCTGCCACTTAAGTTGATTTCCCATAATGaagaaaaactaacaaaaaacaGGCAAGACTCCTCAGTTTATATAGTACCGATTTTGACTAAAGAATATTGGAAATAGGGATTTACGATGATGATAAGAATGATGGCAACTTAAGAGTTATGGCAAGCTAATTAGGCAGCTGTCTTGGGTAGTATCAAGTCGCAACCACTTTGTTGCAATCAGCAAACTTTTTTGTATGCCCAACCTTGACTTTGTACTGTTTGTATCTTATAGATACGTGGCCGGAGTAGACGTCAAGGGGGTTAACTTATATTGCTAATACCTGACATGGGAATGTTTTTAACACTTCAGTTGTGTTtggacaacgacaacaatgcAGCAGCCtacaaatggcaacaacaagcggCAATGACTTGgccaaaatatatgcaaacacCATCATTGGCAGTTCTCGGAGCTAAACACAAATGCAGTTGTCTGCGCTGATGCCCATCCTCATGCATTTATGCAGCTTGTCGTCGATCTGCTGGCCGTGCTGCTGCCGCTACCCGCGCTGCCCCAAAAGCAATgcgcatatatttatttgccaagTGTTCAATGGCTTGTGATCGACGTGACTGGCTCGGCTGTTTAGGTGTCAGCTAGCGGGTATTCTTGGCCTTCAGCGGGCAAAAATCAACACCGAACCACCAGCAGGTGTTGCACTTTGTGCAAACAAAAgccccaaacccaaacccaaaccaaagcccagagccagagccggagccGAAGTCAACCCCAAATTGATTTGTCAATCGTTGAAAACCGCAAAGTTGCGCACATTTCGCTGGCATTTGAAAGCTATTTGAATACATTTCTCGGCTGTTGCGTTCCCTGGGCTCACATCGCATCCAGCTCTCGATATATTTTGAGAAAGTATGGCGCATTACATTTTAGTAGACGCTGACGGCAAAAGCTGCTGGTTGCCAGCTGCGAGTTGTCGTTGTCgtagtcgtcgtcgttgttgtcgtcgttgtcgttgtcgttgtcccTTCGCCAATTTGTTGCTGACACTGCTGACGACTTGGCCTGTAGCCCGACTGCAGCCAGCAGCTGTACAGACGGGGCCAGAGGCTCGGCCAGGTCTGGCCGGGACGGGACGGGTACAACCAGCGCTTGGCAATGAAGCGCATAAAAACTAATTGATTGGATGCCAAGATGTTAAGCGCataacggcagcagcagcagcagcagcggcaacagttgCCGCTGTGCCACGTTTGAGGCGTTGTCAGTGTGTCTCCTGGTTCGAGTTTGGCTTTTCAGCaacttttattcaatttaaatgcgcTTGCAGCGTCAATGTGTGCGGATAGACCCGCCCAGCTCGCGAGCTCCCCGAAGCTCTTCAGCTGTT
The sequence above is a segment of the Drosophila virilis strain 15010-1051.87 chromosome 3, Dvir_AGI_RSII-ME, whole genome shotgun sequence genome. Coding sequences within it:
- the LOC26531067 gene encoding collagenase yields the protein MGNQLKWQLILLALLLLVYWSHVEARYTRPQRIINGSKAKAQQFPYQVFYDVLFNSKWIPQCGGVIISERAVLTAAHCIEDGIDSIKLYFGAVNRKNSSETGQQRLIVHRENIIIHEGFDFNQTLNDIAIINLPADIQVDEFIQPVGLPSPNQVIDNLEGITSGFGHTQAPKEEIRNVSHHLMYLQVRILPNKVCKPLLQKYNPAQFFPSSWVCIAPSKSAPCKGDSGGPLVIKNANGSNTLVGLTSFGMDTICTLKRPVVYTRVSSYLEWIQSAIEYTKW